A window of the Zeugodacus cucurbitae isolate PBARC_wt_2022May chromosome 2, idZeuCucr1.2, whole genome shotgun sequence genome harbors these coding sequences:
- the LOC128923089 gene encoding cadherin-87A-like translates to MIYHFQIEATDDVHKSQTNFEVRVKDVQDKPPVFQGSLSSVIDQDSPIDTPVLKVQARDGDTGEPRKIVYDLLTNPMDNFLME, encoded by the exons ATGATTTATCACTTTCAAATTGAAGCGACG GATGACGTACATAAATCACAAACGAATTTCGAAGTACGCGTCAAGGATGTACAGGATAAGCCGCCTGTATTTCAGGGCTCCTTGTCGTCGGTCATCGATCAGGATAGTCCCATTGATACGCCAGTGCTGAAGGTGCAGGCACGCGATGGCGACACAGGCGAACCGAGGAAAATCGTTTACGATTTGTTAACGA ATCCCATGGACAATTTTTTAATGGAATGA